From a region of the Bacteroidales bacterium genome:
- a CDS encoding YfhO family protein produces the protein MKKNLFKELLPYIAGLVIFILLAIIYCKPMLEGKVINQTDIKNWEGSAHEALDFKERTGEATYWTNSLFSGMPTYQITMRTPANMLLLKISDFLHLFFPSALGLIMGYFIGFFIMLRAFGVNKWMSIIGAIAIAFSSYFFIIIAAGHGSKAETLGFIAPVIGGFFLIFRKKYWWGIPLVILYSAIGIMRHPQMSYYIFLMLGLFGIAEIYIHVKEKRFKDLGIALLLFVIAVGLGVGTRYGVTKANTQYLKETMRGGHSELTSSENPELEKNVSGLSLEYATQWSYGIDETMTLLIPNFKGGSSHYNLGEKSNLYQELIKNRIPPQTAKSYLSSLPMYWGSQPFTSGPVYIGAIICFLFVLGIFIVKGPYKWALLGATVFSILLSWGHNFMGLTKLFFNFFPMYDKFRAVSSILVVAEIAMPLLGFLAIKAIMDKQVSSEKTIKSIYYSAGITAGLCLIFALFGKALYNFTSPNDIRIFAQMPQWFGDAIVADRIAMFRADAFRSFAFIVFAALLVWLFVKGKAKFGLFVAALGLLIVFDMWPVNKRYFGDEYFITKKQNDSFFAKLPYEEQILKDPDIHFRVLNLTTNTFNDARTSYYLKSIGGYHGAKLRRYQDLIDEHITKNNFNVLNMLNTKYIVANNPNGQTIPQYNVDAFGNAWFVDTLLVVNNPNEESEALNYINMQTTAVTDKKFEEFAANKITSKDDNAFIKLTSYAPNKLEYIVSTSVDKTAVFSEIYYPNDWKVYINDKPVEHFRVNYLLRALNVPAGEHNIRFEFRPDAIYKGERISFLFIGIMFVVIAFCIAYPIYSKTRKEK, from the coding sequence ATGAAGAAAAATCTATTCAAAGAACTTTTGCCTTATATAGCAGGTTTGGTGATATTTATATTGTTGGCGATAATTTACTGTAAGCCAATGCTTGAAGGTAAAGTTATCAACCAGACGGATATTAAGAATTGGGAAGGTTCTGCTCATGAAGCTCTTGATTTTAAGGAACGAACCGGTGAAGCTACATATTGGACAAATTCTTTGTTTTCAGGAATGCCTACGTATCAGATTACAATGAGAACACCGGCAAATATGCTATTGCTTAAGATATCTGATTTCTTGCATTTATTTTTTCCTTCGGCTCTTGGTCTTATTATGGGGTATTTTATTGGTTTCTTTATAATGCTTAGAGCTTTTGGAGTCAATAAGTGGATGTCAATAATAGGTGCAATTGCCATAGCTTTTTCTTCGTACTTTTTTATCATCATAGCGGCAGGTCATGGAAGTAAAGCCGAAACTTTAGGTTTTATAGCTCCGGTTATTGGCGGATTTTTTCTCATTTTCAGAAAAAAATATTGGTGGGGAATACCTTTGGTAATCTTATATTCTGCAATAGGAATAATGAGACATCCGCAAATGTCATATTATATTTTTTTGATGTTAGGATTATTCGGCATTGCGGAAATATATATTCATGTTAAAGAAAAAAGATTTAAAGATCTTGGAATAGCATTGCTATTATTCGTTATAGCAGTAGGATTGGGAGTTGGGACAAGGTATGGCGTTACTAAAGCTAACACTCAGTATTTAAAAGAAACGATGAGAGGCGGGCATTCTGAATTAACAAGTTCGGAAAATCCTGAACTTGAGAAAAACGTATCGGGTTTAAGTCTTGAATATGCAACACAGTGGAGTTACGGAATAGATGAAACAATGACCTTGTTAATACCGAATTTCAAGGGAGGTTCATCACATTATAATCTTGGAGAAAAATCCAATTTATATCAAGAGTTGATAAAAAATCGTATTCCGCCACAAACAGCGAAAAGTTATTTATCATCATTACCAATGTATTGGGGCAGTCAACCATTTACATCGGGGCCGGTATATATTGGGGCAATTATATGTTTTCTATTTGTACTCGGAATATTTATTGTAAAAGGTCCCTATAAATGGGCATTGCTTGGCGCTACGGTATTTTCAATATTGTTATCGTGGGGGCATAATTTCATGGGGCTTACCAAGCTGTTTTTTAATTTCTTTCCGATGTATGATAAGTTCAGAGCCGTTTCATCTATTTTGGTAGTTGCTGAAATTGCTATGCCTTTACTTGGTTTCTTAGCAATTAAAGCTATTATGGACAAACAAGTTTCAAGCGAGAAAACAATAAAAAGTATTTATTATTCGGCAGGAATTACAGCAGGATTATGTTTGATTTTTGCTCTTTTCGGTAAAGCATTATATAATTTTACATCTCCGAATGATATAAGGATTTTTGCTCAGATGCCTCAGTGGTTTGGAGATGCAATTGTCGCCGATAGAATTGCAATGTTCAGAGCAGATGCTTTCAGATCCTTCGCTTTCATTGTTTTTGCGGCATTATTAGTTTGGCTATTTGTTAAAGGAAAAGCAAAATTCGGACTTTTTGTTGCGGCACTCGGCCTTTTAATAGTTTTTGATATGTGGCCGGTGAATAAACGTTATTTTGGAGATGAGTACTTTATTACAAAAAAACAGAATGATAGTTTTTTTGCTAAATTGCCTTATGAGGAACAAATTTTGAAGGATCCAGATATACATTTTAGAGTTCTAAACCTCACAACAAATACTTTTAATGATGCAAGAACATCTTATTATCTAAAGTCTATAGGTGGTTATCATGGTGCGAAATTACGCCGTTATCAAGATTTGATTGACGAGCATATTACTAAAAATAATTTTAATGTTCTTAATATGCTTAATACTAAGTATATTGTTGCTAATAATCCCAATGGTCAAACAATACCGCAATATAATGTTGATGCATTTGGAAATGCTTGGTTTGTTGATACTTTACTTGTCGTAAATAACCCTAATGAAGAAAGCGAAGCATTAAATTATATTAATATGCAAACTACTGCAGTTACTGACAAAAAGTTTGAAGAATTTGCTGCTAATAAAATAACATCTAAAGATGATAATGCATTTATAAAATTAACCAGCTATGCTCCTAATAAGTTGGAATATATTGTAAGCACTTCCGTTGATAAAACGGCTGTTTTTTCGGAGATTTATTATCCAAATGATTGGAAAGTATATATAAATGATAAACCTGTTGAACATTTCAGAGTTAATTATTTATTAAGGGCCTTAAATGTTCCTGCCGGTGAGCATAATATTAGATTCGAATTTAGGCCCGATGCTATATATAAGGGTGAAAGAATTTCATTCCTATTTATCGGAATAATGTTTGTAGTAATAGCTTTCTGTATCGCTTACCCTATTTATAGTAAAACGAGGAAAGAAAAGTAA
- a CDS encoding NAD(P)-dependent oxidoreductase, producing the protein MQKTKNIFLTGATGTMGFEGLKRLLNDTNYKITLLVKKDKKNVKKLKPFKNNDRVRIIWGDLREYEKVLECVTGADYVLHVGGMVSPRADKYPEETMDVNINSIENIVEAIKNQPDPDKIKLVYIGSVAQIGHRDAPNHFGSPKDVMNPAQFDHYAVSKIMAERVVAESGLKYWVSLRQSGILYPDLVKKGINPITFHVPLEGVLEWATVEDSGNLLVKICDDNVPDEFWKNFYDISSGRAYRLTNYEFECELMEAIHCPPPEKIFETNWFALSNFHGCWYMDADRLEDYLHFRLNTPRDEYFKHIQKSVPWYFKLVKIVPAGVIKWFMKRIAHSKGTGTMDWIKNNNEEKISAYFGSKENWENIPSWDKLNKTRPTEVCPNINYGECFSKPQNEWDINDMRLAAQLRGGKCLSEDMIKGDLDTKLVWENSSHEQFYASPRYVLFGGYFPDHRLIEEDKKFYRE; encoded by the coding sequence ATGCAAAAAACCAAAAACATTTTTCTTACCGGAGCTACAGGTACTATGGGCTTCGAAGGACTCAAGCGTTTATTAAATGACACCAATTACAAAATAACCCTTTTAGTTAAAAAGGATAAAAAGAATGTTAAGAAATTAAAACCGTTCAAAAACAATGATAGAGTTCGTATTATTTGGGGCGATCTACGGGAGTATGAGAAAGTTTTAGAATGTGTTACCGGTGCCGATTATGTTCTTCATGTAGGAGGAATGGTTTCTCCCAGAGCAGATAAATATCCGGAAGAAACAATGGATGTTAATATTAACTCTATTGAAAATATTGTCGAAGCAATTAAGAATCAACCCGATCCTGATAAAATAAAATTAGTTTATATCGGTTCCGTTGCACAAATAGGTCACAGAGATGCTCCAAACCATTTCGGGTCTCCTAAAGATGTAATGAATCCGGCACAATTCGATCATTATGCAGTATCTAAAATAATGGCGGAAAGAGTTGTTGCAGAATCGGGATTGAAATATTGGGTAAGCTTAAGACAATCGGGAATTTTATATCCCGACCTTGTAAAGAAAGGCATAAATCCTATTACCTTTCACGTTCCTTTAGAAGGTGTTCTTGAATGGGCTACTGTTGAAGATTCGGGTAATTTGCTTGTTAAAATTTGTGACGATAACGTTCCTGATGAATTTTGGAAAAATTTTTATGACATAAGCAGCGGAAGAGCTTATCGATTAACTAATTATGAATTTGAATGCGAATTAATGGAAGCTATTCATTGTCCGCCGCCAGAGAAAATTTTTGAAACCAATTGGTTCGCCCTAAGTAATTTTCACGGATGTTGGTATATGGATGCCGACAGATTGGAAGATTATCTGCACTTCAGACTTAATACGCCCCGTGATGAATATTTTAAACATATTCAAAAAAGCGTTCCATGGTATTTTAAACTCGTTAAGATTGTTCCGGCAGGAGTTATCAAATGGTTCATGAAAAGAATCGCACATTCCAAAGGAACCGGTACCATGGACTGGATCAAAAATAATAATGAAGAAAAAATTTCTGCTTACTTCGGTTCAAAAGAAAACTGGGAAAATATTCCGTCTTGGGATAAACTTAATAAAACCCGTCCTACAGAAGTTTGTCCGAATATTAATTACGGCGAATGTTTTTCTAAGCCTCAAAATGAATGGGATATAAACGACATGCGTTTAGCTGCACAGCTAAGAGGCGGAAAATGTTTATCCGAAGATATGATAAAAGGCGATTTAGACACAAAGTTAGTTTGGGAAAACAGTTCTCATGAACAATTTTATGCATCTCCGCGTTATGTTTTATTCGGCGGATATTTTCCTGATCACAGATTGATCGAAGAAGATAAAAAATTCTACCGGGAATAA
- a CDS encoding polysaccharide biosynthesis C-terminal domain-containing protein has product MGIVVKQSIKGTIITYIGVAIGFITTFFVLTNFLSAEEIGLTRVLVDASVLFAGLAQLGTSASIIRFYPYFKNKEGKDNGFFFWTLVIPFLGFLLFSIIFLILKTPVSNYFSENSALFVDYYYFIFPMAFFMLYMAVFETSSNVLMKIVVPKFVREVLVRLLMLVVYLLFAFKIISLDGLVIGLCAVYAVASIVNIIYVISSGKISLKPNFKYITKRLRKDYIFYTIFLITAALGGAITPFINTFFISGEMGLTYTGIFAIATYIAAIIEIPYRSLGAISQPHISNAIKENNFDEANKLSKKVSLHQFVIGLFLLFIIWINIDLIFKLLPEGQTYAIAKYVVLILCVTRLTYSTLYVGVTILNFSKHYYYSLIFTFILTGVAIILNNYLIPIWGINGAALASLFSYFIYFILLLSLIYFKTKTSPLSINQLKILLIIILMFILNFVWTKTLTPLILSINISELICETIDGILRTGIICFIGIFLTYKLNISDEINNIIDNIVKLGKRK; this is encoded by the coding sequence ATGGGAATAGTTGTAAAGCAAAGCATTAAAGGCACTATTATAACTTATATTGGAGTTGCAATAGGTTTTATTACAACTTTTTTCGTTCTTACCAATTTTTTATCAGCCGAAGAAATCGGGCTTACACGCGTACTTGTAGATGCTTCGGTACTCTTTGCCGGGTTGGCACAGTTAGGGACAAGCGCATCAATAATACGATTCTATCCCTACTTCAAAAATAAAGAAGGAAAAGATAACGGTTTTTTCTTTTGGACATTAGTTATCCCTTTTTTAGGATTTTTATTATTCAGTATTATTTTCCTAATTTTAAAAACTCCGGTAAGTAATTATTTCTCAGAAAACTCAGCGCTCTTTGTAGATTACTACTATTTTATATTTCCAATGGCATTTTTCATGCTTTACATGGCTGTTTTCGAAACAAGCTCCAATGTATTGATGAAAATAGTAGTACCGAAGTTCGTTAGAGAAGTACTTGTTCGATTATTAATGCTTGTCGTATATCTGCTTTTTGCTTTTAAGATAATTTCCTTAGACGGATTGGTTATCGGATTATGTGCTGTTTATGCTGTTGCAAGTATCGTAAATATAATATACGTAATATCTTCCGGAAAAATTTCTTTAAAACCTAATTTTAAATATATAACAAAAAGATTACGAAAAGATTACATCTTCTATACGATATTTTTAATTACCGCAGCACTTGGCGGCGCAATCACTCCTTTTATAAATACTTTTTTTATTAGCGGTGAGATGGGATTAACATACACTGGAATTTTTGCGATAGCAACATATATAGCCGCAATTATTGAAATTCCGTACAGATCGCTCGGAGCAATTTCCCAACCGCATATTTCCAACGCAATAAAGGAAAACAATTTCGATGAAGCTAATAAACTATCAAAAAAGGTTTCTTTACACCAGTTTGTTATCGGATTATTTCTATTGTTTATAATTTGGATAAATATTGATCTTATTTTTAAACTTTTACCTGAGGGACAAACTTATGCAATTGCAAAATATGTTGTTCTAATCCTGTGTGTTACACGTTTAACCTACTCTACTTTATATGTCGGAGTTACAATACTAAATTTTTCAAAACATTACTATTATTCTTTAATCTTCACTTTTATCCTTACTGGTGTAGCAATAATTTTAAACAATTACTTAATTCCGATCTGGGGTATCAACGGCGCAGCGCTCGCAAGTTTATTCTCTTACTTTATCTACTTCATTTTACTTTTGAGCTTAATATATTTTAAAACCAAAACATCTCCTTTATCAATCAATCAATTAAAAATATTATTGATAATAATTTTGATGTTTATATTGAATTTTGTGTGGACAAAAACATTAACTCCATTAATACTCAGCATTAATATTTCCGAATTGATTTGCGAAACTATTGACGGGATTTTAAGGACGGGAATAATTTGTTTTATTGGAATATTTCTGACTTACAAATTGAATATTTCGGATGAAATAAATAATATTATTGATAATATTGTAAAATTAGGGAAAAGAAAGTAA